A genomic stretch from Haemophilus parainfluenzae ATCC 33392 includes:
- the yciA gene encoding acyl-CoA thioester hydrolase YciA, translated as MISNLTDKEGRQSKGILLLRTLAMPSDTNANGDIFGGWIMSQMDMGGAILAKEIAHGRVVTVAVESMNFIKPIAVGDVVCCYGQCLSVGRSSIKIKVEVWVKKVASEPIGERYCVTDAVFTFVAVGKDGKSRAIPREGNLELERALASIEELNC; from the coding sequence ATGATTTCAAATCTTACTGATAAAGAAGGTCGTCAATCTAAAGGCATATTATTACTACGTACCCTAGCGATGCCTTCAGATACCAACGCCAATGGCGATATTTTCGGTGGCTGGATTATGTCCCAAATGGATATGGGCGGAGCAATTCTTGCCAAAGAAATCGCTCATGGCCGTGTGGTCACTGTTGCCGTAGAAAGTATGAATTTCATCAAACCTATCGCTGTCGGTGACGTGGTATGTTGTTATGGTCAATGCCTCAGCGTGGGACGTTCTTCTATTAAAATCAAGGTAGAAGTATGGGTGAAAAAAGTTGCCAGTGAACCAATTGGGGAACGTTACTGCGTGACAGATGCCGTATTTACCTTTGTCGCGGTTGGGAAAGACGGTAAATCCCGCGCTATTCCACGTGAAGGTAATCTTGAACTAGAACGTGCATTAGCCTCTATCGAAGAATTAAATTGTTAA
- the znuB gene encoding zinc ABC transporter permease subunit ZnuB has translation MFEILFPALLTGLLLSLITAPLGAFVVWRKMAYFGDTLSHSALLGVALGIFLQINPYVAIVILTIILAVLMVWLESNTQFSVDTLLGIIAHSCLSLGVVTVGLLKNVRVDLMSYLFGDLLAINFNDLPYIGAGVVIVLGTLLYFWQALLSTTVSPELAQVEGINIKKMRFILMILTALTIALSMKFVGALIITSLLIIPAATARRFAKTPEQMVFIAILISMLSVVGGLFLSAFYDTAAGPSVVICSAFLFLLSLLKKEYL, from the coding sequence ATGTTTGAGATTTTATTTCCCGCCTTGCTTACGGGCTTACTGCTTTCCTTAATTACCGCGCCACTGGGTGCTTTTGTGGTGTGGCGTAAAATGGCTTATTTTGGTGATACCCTTTCCCACTCAGCCTTGCTTGGTGTGGCATTAGGGATTTTCCTACAAATTAATCCTTATGTTGCCATTGTAATTTTGACGATTATTCTCGCCGTATTAATGGTATGGCTCGAAAGTAACACGCAATTTTCAGTGGATACCCTTTTAGGCATTATCGCACACAGTTGTCTTTCCCTTGGTGTAGTCACAGTTGGCTTACTTAAAAATGTCCGCGTAGATTTAATGAGTTATCTTTTTGGGGATTTGCTCGCCATTAACTTTAACGACTTACCTTACATTGGCGCAGGTGTCGTCATTGTATTAGGCACACTGCTTTACTTCTGGCAAGCCTTACTCTCCACCACAGTTTCGCCTGAACTGGCTCAAGTGGAAGGCATTAACATCAAAAAAATGCGATTTATCTTAATGATTTTGACCGCACTTACCATTGCCTTAAGTATGAAGTTTGTTGGGGCTCTGATTATTACATCACTCTTAATTATTCCCGCTGCAACGGCAAGACGTTTTGCTAAAACGCCTGAACAAATGGTATTTATTGCGATTTTAATCAGCATGCTTTCCGTCGTTGGCGGGTTATTCCTTTCCGCCTTTTATGATACAGCGGCGGGGCCTTCTGTCGTGATTTGTTCCGCATTTTTGTTTTTGTTATCATTACTAAAAAAGGAATATTTATAA
- a CDS encoding YfcZ/YiiS family protein has translation MTVTCKAEESLTCSCVDVGTIIDGSDCSVDIHQIYANKAEAEAALNRFIEKARKTESDPCDIKSEITETENGVNLTARFTFSCQAEAMIFELANR, from the coding sequence ATGACAGTAACATGCAAAGCAGAAGAATCTCTCACTTGTAGTTGTGTTGATGTGGGTACGATTATTGACGGTTCAGATTGCTCTGTTGATATTCATCAAATCTATGCGAATAAAGCTGAAGCTGAAGCGGCACTTAATCGTTTCATTGAAAAAGCACGCAAAACAGAAAGCGATCCTTGCGACATTAAAAGTGAAATCACAGAAACTGAAAATGGCGTCAATTTAACGGCGCGTTTTACATTTAGCTGCCAAGCTGAAGCGATGATTTTCGAATTAGCAAATCGCTAA
- the accA gene encoding acetyl-CoA carboxylase carboxyl transferase subunit alpha — protein sequence MSQEYLDFELPIAELEAKIEALRSASDDKIDLHDEIKRLQKKSDELTKKTFANLDAWQVSRMARHPNRPYTLDYIEHIFTDFQELAGDRAFADDKAIVGGLARLDGRAVMIIGHQKGRTVKDKVTRNFGMPAPEGYRKALRLMQMAERFNLPIITFIDTPGAYPGIGAEERGQSEAIARNLREMSTLKVPVICTVIGEGGSGGALAIGVGDKVNMLQYSTYSVISPEGCASILWKSAEKASTAAEVMGLTAPRLKELGLIDNIVPEPLGGAHRNYHEMARNLKHCLVEELNELDTFDKDGLLERRYERLMSYGYC from the coding sequence ATGAGCCAAGAATATTTAGATTTTGAATTACCTATTGCTGAACTTGAAGCCAAAATTGAAGCACTACGTTCAGCATCTGATGACAAAATTGATTTACACGATGAAATTAAACGCTTACAAAAGAAAAGCGATGAATTAACCAAAAAAACCTTTGCAAATCTTGATGCATGGCAGGTTTCTCGTATGGCACGTCACCCAAATCGTCCATACACCCTTGATTATATCGAACATATTTTTACTGATTTCCAAGAACTTGCAGGCGATCGTGCCTTTGCAGATGATAAAGCGATCGTAGGTGGTCTTGCTCGTTTAGATGGTCGCGCGGTAATGATTATCGGTCACCAAAAAGGTCGTACAGTAAAAGATAAAGTAACACGTAACTTTGGTATGCCAGCACCTGAAGGCTATCGTAAAGCGTTACGTTTAATGCAAATGGCTGAGCGTTTCAACTTACCTATCATTACCTTTATCGACACGCCAGGGGCTTACCCGGGCATCGGTGCGGAAGAACGAGGTCAATCTGAAGCGATTGCTCGTAACTTACGTGAAATGTCTACCTTAAAAGTGCCTGTTATCTGTACCGTAATTGGTGAAGGCGGTTCCGGTGGTGCATTAGCCATTGGTGTGGGTGACAAAGTGAATATGTTACAATATTCAACTTATTCCGTTATTTCACCAGAAGGTTGTGCTTCTATCTTATGGAAAAGCGCAGAAAAAGCGTCAACCGCAGCAGAAGTCATGGGCTTAACCGCACCTCGTTTAAAAGAGTTAGGTTTAATTGATAATATCGTTCCTGAGCCATTAGGTGGTGCGCATCGTAATTATCATGAAATGGCTCGCAATTTAAAACACTGTCTTGTTGAAGAACTCAACGAACTCGATACCTTCGATAAAGATGGCTTATTAGAAAGACGTTATGAACGTTTAATGTCTTATGGCTATTGTTAA
- the purM gene encoding phosphoribosylformylglycinamidine cyclo-ligase codes for MSKPSLSYKDAGVDINAGNELVERIKPHVKRTTRPEVIGGLGGFGALCAIPGKYKEPILVSGTDGVGTKLRLAIDLKKHDTIGIDLVAMCVNDLVVQGAEPLFFLDYYATGKLDVDVASDVVKGIAEGCVQSGCALVGGETAEMPGMYHAGDYDLAGFCVGVVEKSEIIDGSQVKVGDALIALGSSGPHSNGYSLIRKVIDVAGVNPATEQLDGRPLSEQVLAPTKIYVKSVLALIKQTEVHAIAHLTGGGFWENIPRVLPKNTKAVIDESSWEWQPVFKWLQEKGNIETYEMYRTFNCGVGMVIALPQSQVETALAILKQSGENAWLIGHIENATDNEPQVIIK; via the coding sequence GTGAGCAAACCATCATTAAGTTATAAAGATGCAGGCGTGGATATTAATGCCGGTAATGAATTAGTTGAACGTATTAAACCACACGTGAAACGAACTACTCGTCCTGAAGTCATCGGGGGATTAGGTGGGTTTGGCGCATTATGTGCTATCCCGGGCAAATATAAAGAACCGATCCTCGTTTCAGGCACAGACGGTGTAGGAACAAAACTACGTTTAGCCATTGACTTAAAAAAACACGATACCATTGGTATTGATTTGGTTGCGATGTGTGTTAACGATTTAGTGGTTCAAGGCGCCGAACCATTATTCTTCTTAGACTACTATGCGACAGGAAAACTTGATGTGGATGTTGCCTCTGATGTGGTAAAAGGCATTGCAGAAGGCTGTGTACAATCGGGTTGTGCATTAGTGGGTGGCGAAACCGCTGAAATGCCGGGTATGTACCACGCTGGCGATTATGACCTAGCAGGTTTCTGTGTGGGGGTCGTCGAAAAATCAGAAATCATTGATGGTAGCCAAGTTAAAGTAGGAGATGCTTTAATTGCACTAGGTTCAAGTGGCCCGCATTCAAATGGTTATTCTTTAATTCGTAAAGTCATTGATGTTGCTGGCGTCAACCCAGCCACTGAGCAATTAGATGGTCGTCCATTAAGTGAACAAGTGCTTGCACCGACAAAAATCTATGTAAAATCTGTTCTCGCTTTAATCAAACAAACGGAAGTCCATGCTATCGCACACTTAACGGGTGGCGGTTTCTGGGAAAATATCCCTCGTGTATTACCGAAAAATACCAAAGCTGTTATTGATGAAAGCAGTTGGGAATGGCAACCCGTATTCAAATGGTTACAAGAAAAAGGCAACATTGAAACCTATGAAATGTACCGTACATTTAACTGTGGCGTTGGTATGGTGATTGCATTACCACAATCGCAAGTGGAAACCGCTTTAGCGATTTTAAAACAATCCGGTGAAAATGCCTGGTTAATCGGTCATATTGAAAATGCGACAGATAACGAACCACAAGTTATTATTAAATAA
- the purN gene encoding phosphoribosylglycinamide formyltransferase, with the protein MKKIAVLISGQGSNLQAIIEACQTGFIPGKVVTVISNKIDSFGLERAESAGIPSRVFLHQDFSSNPAMDKAIGDYLDALNIDLIVLAGYMKILTKPFTQRFTGKILNIHPSLLPKYPGLHTYQRALENGDSEHGTTVHFVNEEIDGGAIVLQAKVPIFPGDTVEEIELRTREQEYNIYPLVIKWFIEERLKLIENQAYLDGKLLPPNGYAYE; encoded by the coding sequence ATGAAAAAAATTGCCGTCCTGATTTCAGGGCAAGGATCAAATCTTCAAGCGATAATTGAGGCTTGTCAAACTGGGTTTATTCCAGGAAAGGTCGTGACTGTCATCAGTAATAAAATTGATTCATTTGGCTTAGAACGCGCTGAAAGTGCGGGCATTCCTAGCCGAGTTTTTTTGCACCAAGATTTTAGTTCCAATCCCGCTATGGATAAGGCTATAGGGGATTATTTAGACGCTCTCAATATTGATCTCATTGTGTTAGCCGGTTACATGAAAATCTTAACCAAGCCATTCACACAACGTTTTACTGGGAAAATTTTAAATATTCATCCTTCCCTTCTGCCAAAATATCCTGGGTTACATACTTATCAAAGAGCACTTGAGAATGGCGACAGCGAACACGGTACAACTGTGCATTTTGTCAATGAAGAGATCGATGGTGGTGCCATTGTGTTACAAGCTAAAGTGCCTATTTTCCCTGGTGATACCGTCGAGGAAATTGAACTTCGTACGCGTGAACAGGAATATAATATTTATCCTTTAGTGATTAAATGGTTTATTGAAGAGCGATTAAAACTGATTGAAAATCAAGCTTATTTAGATGGTAAGTTGCTACCGCCTAATGGCTATGCTTATGAATAA
- the mutH gene encoding DNA mismatch repair endonuclease MutH, with the protein MIPQTEQVLLEKAQSISGLTFGELADELNIPVPPDLKRDKGWVGMLLETALGATAGSKAEQDFSHLGIELKTLPINTEGFPLETTFVSLAPLVQNAGVNWENSHVRHKLSKVLWIPVEGSRDIPLRERHIGQPILWQPSAEQEHQLRQDWEELMDYIVLGKLDQITARIGEVMQLRPKGANSKAITKGIGKNGEVIDTLPLGFYLRKEFTAGILNAFLNYKNG; encoded by the coding sequence ATGATCCCACAAACCGAACAAGTCTTATTAGAAAAAGCACAATCTATTTCGGGGTTAACCTTTGGCGAACTTGCAGATGAGTTAAATATTCCTGTTCCGCCTGATTTAAAACGCGATAAAGGTTGGGTTGGAATGTTGCTTGAAACCGCATTAGGGGCGACTGCCGGCAGTAAAGCAGAGCAGGACTTTTCTCATTTAGGCATTGAGTTAAAAACGTTACCCATTAATACCGAAGGTTTTCCGTTGGAAACTACGTTTGTGAGCCTTGCGCCCTTGGTTCAGAACGCTGGGGTGAATTGGGAAAACTCACACGTTCGTCATAAATTATCGAAAGTCTTGTGGATTCCTGTTGAAGGTAGTCGAGATATTCCTTTGCGTGAGCGCCATATTGGCCAACCTATCTTATGGCAACCTTCGGCTGAACAAGAACATCAATTACGCCAAGATTGGGAAGAGTTGATGGATTATATTGTGCTCGGAAAGTTAGATCAGATTACGGCGCGTATTGGTGAAGTCATGCAACTACGTCCAAAAGGTGCAAACAGCAAGGCCATTACGAAAGGCATTGGTAAAAATGGGGAAGTGATTGATACCTTGCCGCTGGGATTTTATTTACGGAAAGAATTTACGGCAGGCATTTTAAACGCTTTTCTTAATTATAAAAATGGGTGA
- a CDS encoding outer membrane protein transport protein, which produces MTKFNKTLLAMTTLLAASGANAAAFQLAEVSTSGLGRAYAGEAAIADNAAVVATNPALMSLFKTNQFSVGGVYVDSKIHMSGPVTVNALGRTVAVGSAAHNSVVPGSLIPNMYFVAPINDKFAIGGGMNVNFGLKSEYESDYNAGVFGGKTDLSAINLNLSGSYRVSQGLTAGVGLNAVYAKAEIERRAGILSDAVKNVAPLVPGLVKAGKIPQSAAASLARLQGVNKDTTLTHLQGSAWGFGWNAGLAYEFNERNRVGLAYHSKVDIDFEDDNAVSASRTIRGQGPAAGGLTLHLPDYLELSGFHQVTDNLALHYSYKFTHWSRFKELHATFNDGELAFHKDEKYRSNSRYALGATYNVNDKLTLRAGIAYDEAAAPTEHASASIPDTDRMWYSVGATYKFTPNLSIDAGFAHLRGKKIHFTESQSIGGLATVTANYTSKASANLYGLNLNYSF; this is translated from the coding sequence ATGACAAAATTTAATAAAACGCTATTAGCAATGACCACATTGTTAGCAGCAAGCGGTGCAAATGCAGCCGCATTCCAATTAGCAGAAGTTTCAACATCAGGTCTTGGCCGTGCTTATGCCGGTGAAGCAGCAATTGCTGATAATGCTGCAGTAGTTGCAACTAACCCTGCATTAATGAGTTTATTCAAAACTAATCAATTCTCTGTGGGTGGCGTTTATGTGGATTCTAAAATTCACATGAGTGGTCCAGTTACAGTTAATGCACTAGGTCGTACCGTTGCTGTTGGTTCTGCAGCTCATAATAGTGTTGTTCCTGGTTCATTGATTCCAAATATGTATTTTGTGGCACCAATTAATGACAAATTTGCCATTGGTGGTGGTATGAATGTGAATTTTGGATTAAAAAGTGAATATGAATCAGATTACAATGCAGGTGTATTCGGCGGTAAAACCGATTTAAGCGCGATTAACTTAAATTTAAGCGGTTCATATCGTGTTTCTCAAGGTTTAACTGCTGGTGTGGGGTTAAATGCAGTTTATGCCAAAGCAGAAATTGAACGTCGTGCTGGTATTTTAAGTGATGCAGTAAAAAATGTTGCACCATTAGTTCCTGGACTAGTTAAAGCAGGAAAAATTCCTCAAAGTGCTGCCGCATCTTTAGCTCGCTTACAAGGAGTGAATAAAGATACTACATTAACGCATTTACAAGGTTCTGCTTGGGGATTCGGTTGGAACGCAGGTTTAGCCTATGAGTTTAATGAGCGCAACCGAGTTGGTTTAGCCTATCACTCAAAAGTCGATATTGACTTTGAAGATGATAATGCTGTGAGTGCGAGTCGTACTATTCGTGGTCAAGGCCCTGCTGCAGGTGGATTAACACTACACTTACCAGATTATTTAGAATTATCAGGTTTCCACCAAGTTACAGATAATTTGGCATTGCACTATAGCTACAAATTTACACATTGGAGCCGTTTCAAAGAGTTACACGCAACCTTTAATGACGGTGAACTTGCTTTCCATAAAGATGAAAAATACCGTAGCAATTCTCGTTATGCATTAGGTGCAACCTATAATGTAAATGATAAATTAACACTTCGTGCCGGTATAGCTTATGATGAAGCGGCAGCACCAACAGAACATGCAAGTGCATCTATTCCAGATACAGATCGTATGTGGTATAGCGTAGGAGCAACGTATAAATTTACCCCGAATCTTTCTATTGATGCGGGCTTTGCTCACTTGCGTGGTAAAAAAATTCACTTTACCGAAAGCCAATCAATTGGTGGCTTAGCGACAGTAACAGCGAATTATACCTCTAAAGCAAGTGCTAACCTTTACGGTTTAAACTTAAACTACAGTTTCTAA
- the pdxY gene encoding pyridoxal kinase, producing the protein MKNVLAIQSHVVYGFAGNKSATFPMQLLGVDVWALNTVQFSNHTQYGKWTGMVIPQEQIGEIANGLDAIGKLQECDALLSGYLGSAEQVDKIIYALEKIKARNPNALYLCDPVMPNAEKVCVVADGVRERLIEKAIPRADIMTPNLSELRTLSDFPINTFDDVLKAANALVAKGVKKVLVKHLGKAGKLNDPDTFEIIMATPEGVWHLSRPLYKFSFEPVGVGDLIAGTFLAHYLNCGNDVEAFEKMNNAVAGVMKTTFDLKSYELQPIAARFEILNPSTNYKAVKVA; encoded by the coding sequence ATGAAAAACGTATTAGCAATCCAATCCCACGTAGTTTATGGTTTTGCCGGTAATAAATCTGCCACCTTTCCAATGCAACTATTAGGCGTGGATGTATGGGCACTTAATACCGTGCAATTCTCTAATCACACTCAATATGGCAAATGGACAGGCATGGTGATTCCACAAGAACAAATTGGTGAAATTGCTAACGGTTTAGATGCCATTGGAAAACTGCAAGAATGTGATGCGTTGCTCTCTGGCTATTTAGGTTCAGCTGAGCAAGTTGACAAAATTATCTATGCTTTAGAGAAAATCAAAGCTCGTAACCCAAATGCACTTTACTTGTGCGATCCAGTGATGCCAAATGCCGAAAAAGTCTGCGTGGTAGCCGATGGCGTACGTGAACGCTTAATTGAAAAAGCTATTCCACGTGCGGACATCATGACCCCAAACCTTTCAGAGCTTCGTACACTTTCTGACTTCCCTATCAATACGTTTGACGATGTGCTGAAAGCCGCTAATGCATTAGTGGCTAAAGGTGTGAAAAAAGTGTTGGTTAAACACTTAGGTAAAGCAGGTAAATTAAATGATCCTGATACCTTTGAAATTATTATGGCGACACCTGAAGGTGTATGGCATTTAAGTCGTCCACTTTATAAATTCTCTTTTGAACCTGTTGGTGTGGGTGATTTAATTGCGGGAACTTTCTTGGCGCATTACTTAAACTGTGGCAATGATGTTGAAGCTTTTGAAAAAATGAATAATGCTGTTGCTGGCGTAATGAAAACTACCTTTGATTTAAAATCTTACGAACTCCAACCTATTGCTGCACGTTTTGAGATCTTAAATCCAAGCACAAACTACAAAGCTGTTAAAGTTGCCTAA
- a CDS encoding methylated-DNA--[protein]-cysteine S-methyltransferase, whose translation MTALFYAYMDSPIGRLLMLSDGENLTNLDCELEQTTPNPNWILREDLPLFEKVRCALMRYFNGEPESFSDIPLSPKGTAFQQAIWKALRQIPYGKTASYGGLAESINNPKAVRAVGGAVGSNPISIIIPCHRVLGKKCEITGFGGGLPAKRFLLKLENIPYIDKGVEYVKPKLLKKYHE comes from the coding sequence ATGACCGCACTTTTTTATGCTTATATGGATTCACCAATTGGTCGGTTATTAATGCTTTCTGATGGTGAAAACCTTACAAATTTAGATTGTGAGTTAGAACAAACCACGCCAAATCCAAATTGGATTTTACGAGAAGATTTACCGCTTTTTGAAAAAGTGCGGTGCGCTTTAATGCGTTATTTTAATGGCGAGCCAGAAAGTTTCTCCGATATTCCTTTATCGCCTAAAGGTACCGCATTTCAACAAGCGATTTGGAAAGCATTGCGTCAAATTCCTTATGGTAAAACAGCCAGTTATGGTGGATTAGCCGAAAGTATTAATAACCCTAAGGCGGTGCGAGCCGTTGGCGGTGCTGTTGGGAGTAATCCAATTAGTATTATCATTCCATGTCATCGTGTATTAGGGAAAAAATGTGAAATCACCGGTTTTGGTGGTGGATTGCCGGCAAAACGCTTTTTATTGAAACTAGAAAATATTCCTTACATCGACAAAGGCGTAGAATACGTTAAACCGAAATTATTGAAGAAATACCACGAATGA
- the tilS gene encoding tRNA lysidine(34) synthetase TilS — MNLFSLFQAQIPTTANKLLIAFSGGLDSTALLSLVKKLSEKRPHLSLRAIHIHHGLSPNADTWTTHCQQLCEQFAIPLIIEKVKVEMHNGIEAGAREARYRAILKHIQPDEYLVTAHHLNDQTETFFLALKRGAGLQGLGAMQKESQLFGMPILRPLLSFSRYELEDYVQRETLSWVEDESNQDNHYDRNFLRNQILPEIRQRWRHFDHAVQHAAQHCFEQQQLINELLQTCFEQHILEDQKQFSLVNFLEYSLQKQTTLLRMWLAKNQIAMPTQVQLMHIIDDVIQAKADASPQFQLGEHIIRRYQQYLYLTGKFADLSKTCLDMPLNQQIALPDNLGTIYATHNAKGILVHWNNKQVQLADTQEPIQIRFAYTGKVKRQHNRPAETMKKIWQELGVPPWQRNRIPLIFYGETLQSAVGFFRVFQNLEK; from the coding sequence ATGAATCTTTTTTCATTATTCCAAGCACAAATCCCAACCACCGCCAATAAGCTTCTCATCGCTTTTAGCGGTGGTTTGGATTCAACTGCACTGCTTTCTTTAGTTAAAAAACTCAGCGAAAAACGACCGCACTTAAGCCTGAGAGCTATTCATATCCATCACGGATTAAGCCCGAATGCGGATACTTGGACGACTCATTGCCAACAACTCTGTGAGCAATTTGCCATTCCACTTATTATTGAAAAAGTCAAAGTGGAAATGCACAATGGCATTGAAGCGGGCGCAAGAGAAGCTCGTTATCGGGCGATTTTAAAACATATTCAGCCAGATGAATATCTGGTCACTGCACATCATTTAAATGATCAAACTGAGACTTTTTTCCTGGCGCTAAAACGCGGAGCTGGATTACAAGGTTTAGGTGCTATGCAAAAAGAAAGCCAATTATTCGGAATGCCTATTCTACGCCCACTCCTTTCTTTTAGCCGCTATGAATTAGAAGATTACGTTCAGCGAGAAACTCTGTCTTGGGTCGAAGACGAAAGCAATCAAGACAATCATTACGATCGCAATTTCTTACGTAACCAAATTTTGCCTGAAATACGCCAACGCTGGAGACATTTTGATCATGCAGTTCAGCATGCCGCACAACATTGTTTTGAGCAACAACAACTGATTAATGAATTATTACAGACCTGCTTTGAGCAGCACATTCTTGAGGATCAAAAACAGTTTTCACTCGTAAATTTTCTAGAATATTCATTGCAAAAACAAACCACACTTTTACGCATGTGGTTGGCTAAAAATCAGATTGCTATGCCTACGCAGGTTCAATTAATGCATATTATTGATGATGTTATTCAGGCTAAAGCGGATGCATCCCCACAATTTCAACTTGGGGAGCATATTATTCGCCGTTATCAGCAATATCTCTATTTAACGGGGAAATTTGCTGATTTGTCGAAAACTTGTCTTGATATGCCGTTAAATCAACAGATTGCCTTGCCTGATAATCTTGGAACAATTTATGCTACCCACAATGCGAAAGGCATTTTAGTGCATTGGAATAACAAACAGGTTCAACTTGCTGATACACAAGAGCCGATTCAAATACGATTTGCTTATACTGGCAAAGTAAAACGACAGCATAATCGCCCTGCCGAAACCATGAAAAAAATTTGGCAAGAGCTCGGCGTTCCGCCTTGGCAACGAAATCGTATTCCGCTCATTTTTTATGGTGAGACTTTACAAAGTGCGGTGGGTTTTTTCCGTGTTTTTCAGAACTTAGAGAAATAA
- a CDS encoding septation protein A, translating to MKQLLEFIPLVLFFITYKMFGVREAAIVLVIATIIQMVVLKLKYGVIEKQQKIMAIAVVFFGLLTAYFNEIKYLQWKVTIINALFAIVLLVAQFQFNTPLVKKLLGKEIQLPDNVWNKLNLGWAGFFILCMLVNIYISQNMSEDVWVDFKSFGLLGMTFVATIVSGAYIYRYLPKDDQKNDGEK from the coding sequence ATGAAGCAACTTCTTGAATTTATTCCTCTTGTTCTCTTTTTCATCACCTACAAAATGTTTGGGGTGCGTGAAGCAGCTATTGTCTTAGTGATCGCGACCATCATTCAGATGGTTGTACTAAAACTGAAATATGGCGTGATTGAGAAACAACAAAAAATCATGGCGATTGCTGTCGTCTTTTTTGGTTTGCTCACTGCCTATTTCAATGAAATCAAATACCTACAATGGAAAGTCACGATTATTAATGCCTTATTTGCCATTGTTTTATTGGTTGCACAATTCCAATTCAATACGCCACTGGTAAAAAAGTTATTAGGCAAAGAAATCCAATTACCGGATAATGTGTGGAACAAATTGAATTTAGGCTGGGCAGGATTTTTCATTCTGTGTATGCTTGTAAATATTTATATCAGCCAAAATATGTCTGAAGATGTTTGGGTTGATTTCAAATCTTTTGGTTTACTTGGTATGACCTTTGTTGCAACAATCGTCAGCGGCGCTTATATTTACCGTTACTTACCTAAAGATGATCAAAAAAATGATGGGGAAAAATAA
- a CDS encoding YciI family protein, producing MYYVIFAQDLPGSLEKRLSVREQHLARLKQLQAEGRLLTAGPNPAIDDENPGEAGFTGSTVIAQFESLSAAKDWAAQDPYVEAGVYGDVIVKPFKKVF from the coding sequence ATGTATTACGTGATTTTTGCCCAAGATCTTCCTGGCAGTTTAGAAAAACGTCTTTCAGTACGTGAGCAGCATCTTGCTCGTTTAAAACAATTACAAGCAGAAGGTCGTTTATTAACAGCCGGTCCCAATCCTGCCATTGACGATGAAAATCCAGGCGAAGCTGGCTTTACCGGCTCGACAGTGATTGCTCAATTCGAAAGCCTGTCGGCAGCAAAAGACTGGGCGGCACAAGATCCTTATGTTGAAGCTGGCGTTTACGGTGATGTGATTGTGAAGCCTTTCAAAAAAGTTTTCTAA